In Aerosakkonema funiforme FACHB-1375, one DNA window encodes the following:
- the bioB gene encoding biotin synthase BioB, with translation MDRIEANFTSESQKSWHEWLDNLSDRIIAGEQLGREEAIALTKIEGQENILLLCEAADKVRQACCGNTVDLCSIINVKSGNCSENCGFCSQSVHHPGTGSPVYGLKSTEEILDQAKAAEAAGAKRFCLVSQGRGLKYNSPKSSEFARILETVRLIIAETNVKPCCALGEVTPEQAQALKEAGVTRYNHNLETSENYFPQIATTHTWRDRVETIKNLKAAGIQACTGGILGMGESWSDRVDLALALRELEVESVPLNLLNPRVGTPLAERPKLDPYEALKAIAIFRLILPKQILRYAGGREAIMGELQALGLKSGINAMLIGHYLTTMGQPPEQDRAMLEALGLVGGEAPVPN, from the coding sequence ATCGATCGGATCGAAGCCAATTTTACTAGCGAGTCCCAGAAGTCTTGGCACGAGTGGCTGGACAACCTGAGCGATCGGATAATAGCAGGAGAGCAGCTTGGCAGAGAAGAGGCGATCGCACTCACGAAAATAGAGGGGCAAGAAAATATACTCCTACTATGCGAAGCAGCCGATAAAGTGCGACAAGCTTGCTGCGGTAACACCGTAGATTTGTGCAGCATCATCAACGTCAAATCTGGCAATTGCTCGGAAAACTGCGGCTTTTGCTCCCAGTCAGTTCACCATCCCGGTACTGGTTCCCCAGTTTACGGTTTAAAATCCACTGAGGAAATTCTCGACCAAGCCAAAGCAGCCGAAGCCGCAGGGGCAAAAAGATTTTGTTTGGTGAGTCAGGGACGCGGCCTCAAGTATAACAGTCCCAAATCGTCAGAATTTGCACGAATTCTGGAAACGGTGCGGCTAATTATCGCCGAAACAAACGTTAAACCGTGCTGCGCCTTGGGAGAAGTGACGCCAGAACAAGCGCAAGCATTAAAAGAAGCAGGCGTTACTCGCTATAACCACAACTTGGAAACCTCAGAAAATTACTTTCCGCAGATCGCGACAACTCATACTTGGCGCGATCGCGTCGAAACAATCAAAAATCTCAAAGCTGCCGGAATCCAAGCTTGTACGGGCGGTATTTTAGGTATGGGCGAAAGCTGGTCGGATCGGGTAGATTTAGCCTTGGCTTTGCGAGAGTTAGAAGTTGAATCCGTACCCCTTAACCTGCTCAATCCCAGAGTGGGGACACCATTGGCGGAACGTCCCAAACTAGATCCTTACGAAGCGTTGAAAGCGATCGCCATCTTTCGGCTGATTTTGCCCAAGCAAATTCTCCGCTACGCTGGAGGACGAGAAGCCATCATGGGCGAACTGCAAGCTCTGGGACTAAAATCTGGCATCAACGCCATGCTGATCGGGCACTACCTCACTACAATGGGTCAACCCCCAGAGCAAGACCGCGCCATGCTAGAAGCCTTGGGACTTGTAGGCGGCGAAGCACCCGTTCCCAATTAG
- a CDS encoding PstS family phosphate ABC transporter substrate-binding protein, whose protein sequence is MFSQNTRLASVASILALALAVTSCSSNGGNQASSPSPTGAANTPGGGDTAVNTTNTSNTTTSNLSGNVTVDGSSTVFPISEAMAEEFQKANPGVKVTVGKSGTGGGFKKFCNGETDISNASRPIKPEEVDLCKKGNVEYVELPVAYDGLSVVVNPQNTFAQCLKVDELKKMWEPTAQAKVTTWNQIRPSFPNERIGLYGPGTDSGTYDFFTKAIVGEEGKSRGDYTASEDDNTLVQGVSADKGGIAFFGYAYYAENKDKLKLVAIDGGKGCVEPSEATINDGTYQPLARPEFIYVKKTAASRPEVKAFVEYMLAPANKKLISEVGYVPLPDELLTEVQARFQAGKVGSIFEGKGSQVGLTLKDLLKQEK, encoded by the coding sequence ATGTTCTCTCAAAACACACGTTTGGCATCCGTGGCATCTATACTTGCTCTGGCGTTGGCTGTAACCTCTTGCAGTAGCAATGGAGGAAACCAGGCTTCTTCTCCCTCTCCTACAGGAGCGGCCAACACACCAGGGGGTGGCGATACAGCTGTCAACACTACTAACACCAGCAACACAACAACCTCCAATCTGTCCGGCAATGTAACGGTAGATGGTTCCAGCACGGTATTTCCGATCTCCGAGGCGATGGCAGAAGAATTTCAAAAAGCCAATCCAGGTGTAAAAGTCACTGTGGGTAAATCAGGGACCGGTGGAGGCTTTAAAAAGTTCTGTAACGGAGAAACCGATATCTCCAACGCTTCTCGCCCAATCAAACCAGAAGAAGTAGATTTGTGCAAGAAAGGTAACGTTGAGTACGTCGAACTTCCGGTAGCATATGACGGACTCTCCGTGGTCGTAAACCCCCAAAACACCTTTGCACAGTGCCTGAAAGTCGATGAACTCAAAAAAATGTGGGAACCGACAGCACAGGCCAAAGTTACTACCTGGAATCAAATTCGCCCCAGTTTCCCCAACGAAAGAATAGGTTTGTATGGGCCTGGTACGGATTCGGGCACCTATGACTTCTTTACCAAAGCGATTGTAGGTGAGGAAGGTAAAAGCCGAGGCGACTACACTGCCAGCGAAGATGACAATACTTTGGTACAGGGCGTTAGCGCGGATAAAGGCGGAATTGCTTTCTTTGGCTATGCCTATTACGCAGAAAACAAAGATAAGTTAAAGCTAGTTGCGATCGATGGAGGTAAAGGTTGCGTTGAACCCAGCGAAGCAACTATCAACGATGGCACATATCAGCCGCTAGCTCGCCCAGAGTTTATCTACGTCAAGAAAACTGCGGCGTCTCGCCCAGAAGTAAAAGCTTTTGTCGAATATATGCTCGCTCCCGCCAACAAAAAGTTGATTTCGGAAGTCGGCTACGTTCCTCTTCCAGATGAGTTGCTCACAGAAGTTCAGGCACGCTTCCAAGCGGGCAAGGTAGGTTCAATATTTGAGGGTAAAGGCTCTCAAGTCGGTTTGACCTTAAAAGACTTACTCAAGCAAGAGAAGTAG
- the pstA gene encoding phosphate ABC transporter permease PstA, whose product MTMQEPKSFASSDSSENGLFKVALPTRYNFDRIFVIATWAATLFGLVVLAVLSIDVLVDGLPRLNWSFLISYPSRRPSIAGILSPLIGSIWLLVVTALIAFPLGVGAAIFLEEYSTDNWFTRLIEINIANLAAVPSIIYGLLGLQVFVRWMLPITAGRSILSGALTLTLLILPIIIVASREALRTVPSSLRQAGYALGATRWQVIREHVFPLALPGILTGTILALSRAIGETAPLIVIGALTFITFLPPISPKGLQSPFTALPIQIFDWVSRPQAAFHNNAAAGIIVLMLLLLLMNATAILLRNKFQQSR is encoded by the coding sequence ATGACTATGCAAGAACCGAAATCCTTTGCCAGCAGCGATTCGTCAGAGAATGGGCTATTTAAAGTGGCTCTGCCCACTCGCTATAACTTTGATAGAATTTTTGTCATAGCCACTTGGGCAGCTACTTTGTTTGGTCTGGTAGTATTGGCAGTTTTATCGATCGATGTACTTGTTGATGGACTGCCGCGCTTGAATTGGTCTTTCCTTATCAGTTATCCGTCTCGTCGCCCATCTATTGCTGGTATATTGTCACCACTAATAGGCAGCATATGGCTATTAGTCGTGACAGCTTTAATTGCTTTTCCTTTAGGGGTTGGCGCAGCGATCTTCTTGGAAGAATATTCCACCGACAACTGGTTTACTAGACTGATCGAAATAAATATTGCTAACCTAGCAGCAGTGCCTTCCATTATTTACGGCTTGCTAGGATTGCAGGTATTTGTGCGGTGGATGTTGCCAATTACAGCTGGACGCAGTATCCTGAGCGGCGCTCTTACTCTTACTTTGTTGATTTTGCCGATTATTATTGTTGCCTCTCGCGAAGCTTTAAGAACTGTACCGAGCAGCTTGCGCCAAGCCGGATACGCCTTGGGTGCAACGCGCTGGCAAGTAATTAGGGAACACGTTTTTCCGTTGGCTTTGCCCGGTATCCTCACAGGAACTATTTTGGCTTTATCGCGAGCAATAGGTGAAACTGCTCCTTTAATTGTGATTGGGGCTTTGACCTTTATTACTTTTTTACCTCCCATTTCGCCAAAAGGTTTGCAAAGCCCATTTACAGCACTGCCAATTCAGATTTTCGATTGGGTATCCCGTCCTCAAGCGGCATTTCACAATAATGCGGCGGCAGGTATTATTGTTCTCATGCTTTTACTGTTGCTGATGAATGCAACGGCAATTTTATTGAGAAACAAGTTCCAGCAAAGTAGATAG
- a CDS encoding biotin transporter BioY yields MFSATELLWAFIGLLLTIGGTFLNASITFPTWHEGGLAIQTYSLGVTYQIGAVLLVGCLGGKNAGALSQIAYLALGLTFLPVFTQGGGIKYIEQPSFGYLLGFVPGAWLCGFLAFKMPPKLEFLALSCICGLLTVHFFGLSYLVLSHYLNWGSTSTLALLPAAQKLSFYALPGQLAVVCEVTILAFILRRLMFY; encoded by the coding sequence ATGTTTTCTGCAACTGAACTGCTGTGGGCCTTTATTGGGTTGCTGCTGACGATCGGCGGCACTTTTCTAAACGCTTCTATCACCTTTCCCACCTGGCATGAAGGTGGGCTGGCGATTCAAACTTACTCCCTGGGCGTTACCTATCAAATAGGAGCTGTGCTGCTGGTAGGCTGTCTTGGCGGCAAGAATGCTGGTGCCCTCTCCCAAATTGCTTATTTGGCATTAGGCTTAACTTTCCTACCGGTCTTTACTCAGGGTGGTGGCATCAAATATATTGAACAACCCAGCTTTGGATATCTGTTAGGCTTTGTTCCGGGTGCTTGGCTGTGTGGCTTTTTAGCTTTTAAGATGCCGCCCAAACTGGAATTTCTCGCGCTTAGTTGTATCTGTGGTTTGCTAACAGTTCATTTTTTCGGTCTTAGCTATCTGGTTTTGAGCCATTATTTGAACTGGGGAAGCACCAGTACCCTTGCTTTATTGCCAGCCGCTCAAAAATTGTCGTTCTACGCGCTGCCAGGACAGCTTGCTGTTGTTTGTGAGGTTACGATATTGGCATTTATCTTGCGACGCTTGATGTTTTACTAA
- the pstC gene encoding phosphate ABC transporter permease subunit PstC, with translation MTTNPSSTEQINRDLFRPNRQLNKWVELVVKTIFALFALVSVATTIGIVLTLIFETFAFFSEIPIWRFLTDTQWTPRFFNPQYGIFVLISATLLTSTIAISVALPVGLLSAICLSEYAPAKIRRWLKPALEILAGVPTVVFGYFALLLVTPFLQKIIPGLQGFNALSAGLVLGVSIIPLVASLSEDAIYAVPRSLREGAYALGATKRETIVGVVLPSALSGIVASFVLAISRAVGETMIVAIAAGQNPTLGLNPFVPVMTMTAYIVQASLGDTPAGSLAYRTLFAVGMTLFLITLALNIFSFWFVRRFREKYE, from the coding sequence ATGACTACAAACCCGTCATCTACCGAGCAGATAAATCGCGATTTGTTTCGTCCCAATCGCCAGTTAAACAAGTGGGTAGAGTTAGTAGTAAAAACCATTTTTGCTTTATTTGCGCTTGTTTCTGTGGCAACAACGATTGGGATTGTCCTGACTCTGATTTTTGAAACATTTGCATTTTTCAGTGAAATACCGATATGGCGATTTCTGACAGATACACAATGGACACCGAGGTTCTTCAATCCTCAATACGGTATTTTTGTACTGATCAGCGCTACGTTGCTTACCAGCACGATCGCGATCTCTGTGGCTTTGCCTGTAGGCTTGTTATCTGCGATTTGTTTGAGTGAATACGCACCTGCTAAAATACGTCGCTGGCTCAAACCAGCCTTAGAAATTCTGGCCGGAGTACCCACAGTAGTGTTCGGTTACTTTGCGTTGCTGTTGGTAACGCCTTTTCTGCAAAAAATTATCCCAGGCTTGCAGGGTTTCAACGCCTTGAGCGCCGGACTGGTATTGGGAGTATCGATAATCCCCTTAGTCGCTTCCCTGAGCGAAGATGCGATATATGCCGTCCCGCGCAGCCTCAGAGAAGGAGCTTACGCTTTGGGAGCGACCAAACGAGAGACGATCGTCGGGGTAGTGCTACCATCGGCGTTATCCGGTATTGTCGCTTCATTTGTTTTGGCAATCTCCCGCGCAGTGGGAGAAACGATGATTGTAGCGATCGCAGCTGGTCAAAACCCAACTCTGGGTCTTAATCCCTTTGTGCCCGTAATGACTATGACAGCTTACATCGTACAAGCTAGTCTAGGCGATACACCAGCTGGCTCGCTCGCTTACAGAACTTTGTTTGCCGTCGGTATGACTTTGTTTTTAATCACCTTGGCCTTGAATATATTCAGCTTTTGGTTTGTTCGCCGATTTCGGGAGAAATACGAGTAA
- the lspA gene encoding signal peptidase II, with translation MNQLTKNRFFWAAALVSLVLDQLTKSWVVQNFDLNETWPLWKGVFHFTYVRNPGAAFSLFSQDGSWLRWLSLGVSIILIALALFGPKLPGWDQLGYGFILGGALGNGIDRFLLNYVVDFLDFRLIRFPVFNVADTFINIGIACLFIAAFGKHEPPKNRP, from the coding sequence ATGAACCAATTGACTAAAAACCGGTTTTTTTGGGCGGCTGCCCTTGTCAGTTTGGTATTAGACCAGTTGACCAAAAGCTGGGTAGTACAAAATTTCGACCTCAATGAAACTTGGCCCTTGTGGAAGGGAGTCTTTCATTTTACCTACGTAAGAAATCCAGGTGCGGCGTTTAGTTTGTTCAGCCAGGACGGCAGTTGGTTACGTTGGCTATCCTTGGGGGTAAGTATCATCTTAATCGCACTGGCGTTGTTTGGGCCAAAGCTTCCAGGTTGGGATCAGCTGGGCTACGGCTTTATTTTGGGGGGCGCTTTGGGCAACGGCATCGATCGCTTTTTATTAAACTACGTCGTCGATTTTCTGGATTTTCGCCTCATTCGTTTTCCGGTATTTAACGTGGCAGATACCTTTATTAACATAGGTATTGCCTGCCTGTTTATCGCCGCGTTCGGAAAACATGAGCCACCGAAAAATCGTCCCTAG
- the pstB gene encoding phosphate ABC transporter ATP-binding protein PstB: protein MRSEPIRQQNSSPKNQYNTGANATKEAILRAENVSVFYGSYLAVRDVTIDIAKNQITAFIGPSGCGKSTLLRCFNRLNDLIPGARVEGEIKFQGENLYDRQFAQRIEEVRRRIGMVFQKPNPFSKSIYENVAFGARINGYRGDMDELVERSLRGAALWDEVKDKLKQSGLSLSGGQQQRLCIARAIAVQPDVILMDEPCSALDPISTLRIEDLLHELKEQYTIIIVTHNMQQASRVSDMTAFFNVQPTEKGGRMGYMVEFDRTEVIFQSPKEESTREYVSGRFG from the coding sequence ATGAGATCAGAGCCGATAAGACAGCAAAATTCATCTCCGAAAAACCAGTATAATACTGGAGCTAATGCTACAAAAGAAGCGATTCTACGAGCAGAAAATGTCTCCGTTTTCTACGGCTCGTATTTGGCAGTTCGCGACGTTACCATAGATATCGCTAAAAACCAAATCACAGCTTTTATTGGCCCTTCTGGTTGTGGAAAAAGTACCCTGTTGAGGTGTTTTAATCGTTTGAACGATTTAATTCCGGGGGCGCGAGTAGAGGGAGAAATTAAGTTTCAAGGAGAAAATCTCTACGATCGGCAATTCGCGCAAAGAATAGAGGAAGTACGTCGTCGTATAGGGATGGTATTTCAAAAACCCAACCCTTTCTCGAAATCAATTTACGAGAATGTGGCTTTTGGTGCGAGGATCAATGGCTACAGGGGCGATATGGATGAGTTGGTAGAACGATCGCTCCGAGGTGCGGCTCTGTGGGATGAAGTGAAAGACAAGCTCAAACAAAGCGGTTTATCTCTGTCTGGCGGACAGCAGCAGCGTTTGTGTATTGCGCGGGCGATCGCAGTGCAACCCGATGTTATTTTGATGGATGAACCCTGTTCTGCTCTAGACCCGATTTCTACCCTGCGGATCGAAGACTTGCTGCACGAACTCAAAGAGCAATACACCATCATCATCGTTACCCACAATATGCAGCAGGCTTCGCGGGTGTCCGATATGACCGCGTTCTTCAATGTCCAGCCTACCGAAAAAGGCGGACGCATGGGTTATATGGTGGAGTTCGATCGCACCGAGGTGATTTTCCAAAGTCCGAAAGAAGAATCTACCCGCGAGTACGTCAGCGGACGCTTTGGTTGA
- a CDS encoding sensor histidine kinase, with the protein MKHKYVQKQAHFLLRKTLKLCLINLSWCKQTLGNLSISSKITCGYTLAVGIAVLGTTVGLAVGNYYETKATIEAEKWHKAGEVLHKLQVVLLQTRSHQQKLIYLIQKPQQFQTEYSHLRGKLNELKSLLSEIQSSQTFTKLKELQPLAGNGSTMLETYYQQMKQLLDRTNLQIIKPEELPKLQSSLLNFTNSKTVLKIDAFSDNLTKLAEFVFQEEHKAKEFREHGEMVQVSAPIASMLISVVLAMLLAIQTSRAIARPLKDATRVAEQVTEKANFDLQVPVVTKDEVGILAASLNELIQKVKHLLEEQKAAAERQRQMQETQLIQSEKMSSLGRMLAGVAHEINNPVNFIYGNIGYANDYIQDLFALLQTYKNEIPNPPLAVQKLAEEIDIEFLEEDLPKVLQSMKMGAERVHQIVLSLKDFSRLDEAAPQSVDLHACIDSTLLILHNRIKKGINVVLNYGDIPEIEGYTGLLYQVFMNLLSNAIDALEPETMSSGAVLNTAAPNNRLVETPKNTQLKEIVITTERQDKNWVKVRIADTGNGISPENMTKIFDNFFTTKARGIGTGLGLSISRQIVEEKHGGRINFTSYVGQGSEFAIALPIKHRIETREFPNGRFQIANCIYS; encoded by the coding sequence ATGAAACATAAATACGTGCAAAAACAAGCTCATTTCTTATTGAGAAAGACCTTAAAGTTGTGTTTAATCAATTTAAGTTGGTGCAAACAGACATTAGGCAATCTCAGTATCAGCAGTAAAATAACCTGTGGCTATACTCTGGCGGTAGGTATTGCAGTTTTAGGAACAACTGTAGGTCTTGCTGTGGGTAATTACTATGAGACAAAAGCTACCATTGAAGCAGAAAAGTGGCATAAAGCAGGAGAGGTGTTACATAAGTTACAAGTGGTTTTATTGCAAACGCGATCGCATCAGCAAAAATTGATTTACTTAATCCAGAAGCCGCAACAATTTCAAACAGAATACTCTCATTTACGTGGAAAATTAAATGAATTAAAAAGTTTATTATCTGAAATTCAATCTTCTCAAACATTCACTAAGTTGAAAGAATTGCAACCTCTCGCGGGGAATGGTAGTACAATGTTAGAAACATACTACCAACAAATGAAACAACTTCTGGATCGAACAAATCTGCAAATTATTAAGCCAGAAGAACTTCCTAAATTGCAAAGTTCGCTGTTAAATTTCACAAATAGCAAAACGGTACTCAAAATTGATGCCTTCTCGGATAATTTAACAAAACTCGCAGAATTTGTTTTTCAAGAAGAACACAAGGCGAAAGAATTTCGAGAACATGGAGAAATGGTGCAAGTATCAGCACCCATAGCGAGTATGCTGATATCAGTTGTATTGGCGATGCTTCTAGCTATCCAAACGAGTAGGGCGATAGCTCGTCCTCTCAAAGATGCGACCAGAGTAGCGGAGCAAGTTACCGAAAAAGCTAATTTTGACCTGCAAGTGCCAGTAGTGACAAAAGATGAAGTCGGTATTTTAGCGGCATCTTTGAACGAACTTATTCAAAAAGTCAAACATCTTTTAGAAGAACAAAAAGCAGCAGCAGAACGCCAGCGACAAATGCAAGAAACTCAATTAATCCAAAGCGAAAAAATGTCTAGTTTGGGGAGAATGCTAGCCGGAGTTGCCCACGAAATCAACAATCCCGTCAATTTCATATACGGAAATATCGGCTATGCTAATGATTACATTCAAGACCTTTTTGCACTATTACAAACTTACAAAAATGAAATCCCAAATCCACCTTTAGCCGTGCAAAAGTTGGCAGAAGAGATTGACATCGAATTTTTGGAAGAAGATTTACCAAAAGTCTTGCAATCGATGAAAATGGGTGCGGAGCGAGTCCACCAAATTGTTCTCAGTTTAAAAGATTTCTCTCGCTTAGATGAAGCGGCACCTCAATCTGTCGATTTGCACGCTTGTATCGACAGTACATTGTTGATTCTCCACAACCGTATTAAAAAGGGAATTAATGTCGTGCTTAACTATGGCGACATCCCAGAAATAGAAGGCTACACAGGCTTACTTTATCAAGTATTTATGAATTTACTGAGTAATGCAATTGATGCCTTAGAGCCAGAAACTATGTCATCTGGGGCAGTCTTAAATACGGCTGCGCCAAATAACCGATTAGTAGAAACGCCAAAAAATACACAACTGAAAGAGATTGTGATTACTACAGAACGCCAAGATAAAAACTGGGTGAAAGTGCGAATTGCTGACACAGGTAATGGCATTTCTCCAGAAAATATGACGAAAATATTTGACAACTTCTTCACTACCAAAGCCAGAGGTATTGGCACTGGTTTGGGATTATCAATTAGCCGTCAGATAGTAGAAGAAAAACACGGTGGGAGAATAAATTTTACATCTTATGTAGGACAGGGAAGTGAATTTGCGATCGCTCTCCCCATCAAACACAGGATTGAGACAAGAGAATTCCCAAATGGAAGATTCCAGATAGCAAATTGTATTTATAGCTAG
- a CDS encoding transglycosylase domain-containing protein: MTPPQPQRPQTIFGAITQAVHTVQAKVNFSQLVLKTNARVPELRVQDADADKAEVYPLLGDRYTLGRSSKSCDIVVRNPVVSQLHLSLNRTGRRQKSFAIKDEGSTNGIYKGRRRIASKLLRHGDTLTLGPPELAASVRVQYYDPPPWYVKAATWGVYGVGGLTALMVLAIAIEWQKFSVRPLPAATGGPAVVYARDGETPLRQPRNNAHGEMRQLSDFSPYLPKAVVASEDKRFYWHFGVDPIGIARATFIISKGGDRQGGSTVTQQVARSLFREYVGTQDSLGRKVREAIVALKLEFFYSKDKLLLTYLNRIFLGGDTFGFEDASQYYFGKSARDVSLAEAATLVGILSAPNNFNPCGDNQSLLRAKRLRDAVIVRMLTQGRISQEEANEARRTRIAVSPKVCQEQSNTIAPYFYSYVFNELRYLLGEELAKEGNFFIETSLDPRMQRQAEATLRNAIAKSGVSNRFSQGAIVTLDSRTGAILALVGGLDYKQSQFNRVTQAHRQAASTFKVFTYTAAIEQGISPGKLYSCAPLVWVNRYRGCERVGGASTDMYRGIAQSENAIALRVAQDVGLDNVVRMAQRLGIDSKLNPVPGLVLGQSEVYPLEMTGAFAALANRGVWNRPHAINRILDSSDCSDRNNPSTCRVIYAYDPANEGRRVLRPEVASQMTTLLQGVVRGGTGRNASLGLGEEAGKTGTNSDNKDLWFIGYIPSRQVATGVWLGNDNNSPTSGSSGQAAQIWGTYMRQVVN; the protein is encoded by the coding sequence ATGACTCCTCCTCAGCCTCAACGCCCGCAAACGATTTTCGGTGCGATAACCCAAGCGGTACATACAGTTCAAGCTAAGGTAAACTTTTCCCAACTGGTACTCAAGACGAATGCGAGAGTGCCGGAACTGCGAGTCCAGGATGCAGATGCGGACAAAGCAGAAGTTTACCCTTTGTTAGGAGATCGCTACACCTTGGGACGCAGCTCGAAATCCTGCGATATTGTAGTACGCAATCCGGTAGTCAGTCAGCTTCACTTGTCTTTAAACCGGACTGGACGCCGCCAGAAGTCCTTCGCGATCAAAGATGAAGGTTCAACGAACGGAATTTACAAGGGTAGGCGGCGCATCGCGTCAAAATTGCTGCGCCACGGCGATACGCTCACTTTGGGCCCACCAGAACTGGCAGCGTCTGTCCGCGTTCAGTACTACGATCCGCCACCTTGGTATGTTAAAGCTGCCACCTGGGGGGTGTATGGGGTTGGTGGATTAACGGCATTGATGGTGTTGGCAATTGCGATCGAATGGCAAAAATTCTCCGTGCGTCCCCTGCCAGCTGCCACAGGGGGGCCAGCAGTAGTTTACGCCCGCGATGGCGAAACGCCTTTGCGACAACCGCGCAACAACGCTCACGGGGAAATGAGACAATTGTCGGACTTTTCCCCTTATTTGCCAAAAGCTGTAGTTGCTTCTGAGGATAAACGTTTTTATTGGCATTTCGGTGTCGATCCGATCGGTATTGCTAGGGCAACTTTTATTATCAGTAAGGGGGGCGATCGTCAAGGCGGCAGTACCGTTACCCAACAGGTCGCCCGCAGTTTGTTTCGGGAATATGTGGGCACGCAAGATTCTCTCGGTCGCAAAGTGCGAGAAGCTATTGTTGCCCTCAAGTTAGAATTCTTCTACAGCAAAGACAAACTATTGCTGACTTATCTGAATCGCATCTTTTTGGGTGGCGATACTTTCGGTTTTGAAGATGCTTCCCAGTACTACTTTGGCAAGTCTGCTAGAGATGTTTCTTTGGCTGAAGCTGCTACTCTAGTAGGGATTTTATCGGCTCCCAATAATTTTAATCCTTGCGGGGATAACCAAAGTTTGCTAAGAGCAAAGCGGCTGCGCGATGCTGTAATTGTGAGGATGCTAACTCAAGGTAGGATTAGTCAAGAGGAGGCAAATGAAGCACGACGAACTCGGATCGCAGTCAGTCCTAAAGTTTGTCAAGAGCAATCCAATACAATTGCGCCCTACTTTTACAGTTATGTTTTTAACGAACTTCGCTATCTATTGGGGGAGGAATTAGCGAAAGAGGGTAATTTTTTCATCGAAACTTCTCTCGACCCCCGGATGCAAAGGCAAGCAGAAGCAACTTTGCGTAATGCGATCGCTAAATCAGGGGTAAGCAATCGCTTTTCTCAAGGCGCGATCGTTACTCTGGACTCCCGCACTGGTGCGATTTTAGCTTTAGTTGGCGGTTTGGATTACAAACAAAGTCAGTTTAATCGCGTTACGCAAGCACACCGACAAGCGGCATCGACTTTTAAGGTTTTTACTTACACGGCGGCGATCGAACAAGGTATTTCACCGGGTAAACTGTATTCTTGCGCTCCTCTTGTTTGGGTTAATCGCTATCGGGGATGCGAACGAGTCGGCGGGGCGAGTACGGATATGTACAGGGGTATCGCACAATCTGAAAATGCGATCGCTCTGCGAGTGGCGCAAGATGTCGGTTTGGATAATGTGGTGCGGATGGCGCAGCGATTGGGAATCGACTCGAAACTCAATCCCGTACCCGGTTTGGTTTTAGGTCAAAGCGAAGTTTATCCGTTGGAGATGACAGGTGCTTTTGCAGCTCTAGCCAATCGCGGTGTGTGGAATCGTCCCCACGCGATTAACCGCATTTTAGACAGCAGCGATTGCAGCGATCGCAATAACCCCAGTACCTGCCGCGTGATTTATGCCTACGATCCGGCTAACGAGGGTAGGCGAGTTCTCAGACCGGAAGTAGCTTCTCAAATGACTACTTTACTACAAGGTGTCGTCAGAGGGGGAACCGGTCGCAACGCTTCTTTGGGTCTGGGGGAAGAAGCTGGCAAAACGGGTACTAACAGCGATAATAAAGACTTGTGGTTTATCGGTTATATTCCCAGTCGCCAAGTGGCTACTGGTGTTTGGCTGGGAAATGACAACAATTCTCCTACTAGCGGAAGTAGCGGTCAAGCGGCGCAAATTTGGGGAACTTATATGCGTCAAGTTGTCAATTGA
- the psb27 gene encoding photosystem II protein Psb27, translated as MKRYLTRLLALVLVVTIGLIGCATPTGITGDYRQDTLALVQTLRTAIELPDDSPEKAAVQAEARQRINDFAARYRRDSSLTALRSFTTMRTALNNIAGHYSSYPNRPLPEKLKQRLEQELTQVENALRQGV; from the coding sequence ATGAAGCGCTATTTGACCCGTCTGCTTGCCCTAGTTTTGGTTGTGACGATCGGCTTGATCGGCTGTGCCACCCCCACAGGCATAACTGGGGATTATCGTCAAGATACCTTGGCTCTGGTGCAAACTTTGAGAACTGCGATTGAATTGCCAGATGATTCACCAGAGAAAGCGGCGGTTCAGGCAGAAGCACGTCAAAGAATCAATGACTTTGCGGCTCGTTATCGGCGCGATAGTTCTCTCACCGCTCTCCGCTCTTTCACTACAATGCGAACAGCATTGAACAATATAGCCGGACATTACAGTTCTTATCCAAATCGTCCTCTTCCTGAGAAGTTGAAGCAGCGTTTGGAACAAGAATTAACCCAGGTGGAAAATGCTCTGAGACAAGGAGTCTGA